A genomic stretch from Nocardia wallacei includes:
- a CDS encoding SDR family NAD(P)-dependent oxidoreductase, whose protein sequence is METTTAATPVTDRDDIAVIGMACRVPRARTPQEFWRLLVDGRDTLGDTPADRRSGAAPLPPGLRRGSYLPDAAEFDADFFGMSPREAAATDPQQRLALELSWEALESAGIVPDRLRGGRTGVFVGASGGDFATVLSRLGDTAVGAHTLTGTSRGLIANRVSYALGLGGPSLAVDSAQSSSLVAVQLACESLRSGGCDHAIAGGVHLNLLSETGLSLERLGALSARGRCHTFDSRADGFVRGEGGGIVVLKPLSAAIRDGDPIRAVVRGGAVNNDGATLGLTTPSIDGQAEVLRAAYARAGIAPDRVGYVELHGTGTRVGDPVEAAALARVLGAGRTAATPLRVGSVKTNIGHLEGAAGVLGMIKTVLALEHGRIPASLNYAEPNPRIPMAQWHLRVQDRLGDWPDHDRARVAGVSAFGIGGTNCHLVLSAPEPVGAPEPPARRRRGAPIAWPLSARSATALRGQAARLLEVVDGAPGPDPVDIGWSLATTRTAFEHRAVVLGADRNELAAALRGMAAGEPGETVVTAARPARASGAVFVFPGQGSQWLGMARALLATSPVFADSIARCHEAFRPLADWSLLDVLAGRAEESTAERDDVLQPALFSMMVSLAAVWRSWGVEPAVVIGHSQGEIAAAHVAGILSLADAARVVARRSALLQRLPRGGGMLSVAESEARLRRRLDGRELEIAAVNGPRQVVVSGAVTALTALARECAAARIRTQLLPVGYGSHSEHVDAVRDRLLAELDGVDPRPGTVPFHSTVENRRLDGAELGAAYWFRNLREPVRFDAAVATLLGEGHRVFLESSPHPVLVGSVQDIVAESVTLGVSAVGSLSRAEGGLGRLLESAARVFVGGGGVDWPGALAATAGRGRRIELPPYAFQRRRYWPDTSAAAPAPAPAATGPRIAPEETAPAEPDDYIGIVCREAASLLGHPDTDAIVPERPFKAAGLASATAVDLVTRLSARIGVPLPSSAVFDYPTPAELGRRIANLVAGEADTARAYAAVVTDEPLAIVGMACRFPGGIRSPEQLWEVLTEGRDVVGDFPTDRGWDLDGLFDPDPDARGKSAVRRGGFLDGAAEFDARFFGVSPREATGMDPQQRQLLEVSWEALETAGIDPKSLRGSDTGVFVGIYGQDYGPRLHASGGDSEGYRLTGSALSVASGRIAYFLGSHGPTISVDTACSSSLVALHQAGRSLRSGECGLALVGGVTVMGSPWLFLEFSRQRGLAPDGRCKSFAAAADGVGWSEGVGVLVLERLSDAHRHGHAVLAVVRGSAVNSDGASNGLTAPNGPAQQRVVRAALAASGLDATEVDAVEAHGTGTTLGDPVEAQALLATYGQRRPAGRPLWLGSVKSNLGHTQAAAGVAGVIKMVLALRHGVLPRTVHVDEPSPHVDWSAGAVELLTGARPWPVVDRPWRASVSAFGISGTNAHVIVEQAPPADPVAEPPPTPSRATAWVVSGPGPEALAAQAHRLREFLTARADSDPASVGWSLAHRTVFEHRAVVTGADRDTLLAKLAGVGSAGPGPVAGKTAFVFAGQGAQRLGMGRELYEAFPAFATAWDEVTAALAAHDLPTQGVVWGSSAADLERTDQAQASLFAVEVALYRLLETWGVTPDLVMGHSVGEIAAAHVAGVLTLDEAAGLVAVRGRLMRSLPPGGSMVAVRAAESEVRPFVGDGVDIAAVNGPRAVVVSGVDHAVQQVVIWLREQGFRTRSLAVSHAFHSESMEPILAEFERAAAHLTPRPPRIPLVSNVTGAPADADYGSARYWVRHAREPVRFADGIRFLEDAGVTRFLELGPDAGSAAAVQESVRRPDVVAVPTLRRQRPEAEAVLAAVGTVFEAGADVRWKAVFDGTGARRVPLPTYAFATGRYWLADAGARPGDTAAAGLDAAAHPMLGAVVPHPDSAGFTLTGRLAPDSPGWLRDHVVGATVLLPGTGFLELALRAAAEAGCATVRELTLQVPLVFPDDAPRQVQVLVGAPDEAGERTISVHSRAAHGQNWTTHAQGVLARERAAAPDPGESGRWPPAAADPIETADGYARLAEWGFEYGPSFRGLTGAWRRSGEIFGEAALPAEMRGEAADFALHPALLDAALHALLHAFLADRGAGDVLLPFGWEDVSVVEPGVPAVRVRMTFTGADAVSLVGTDESGRVVLTVGTLRWRPISAEQLGAADARDRLAEVRWVPAEAAVGRAARPWAHWPEVARLPQVPPVVLLDCRSGEPAADVPESLREKVSGVLAVVRAWLSEDRYASSTLVIATGGAVGENVRDLAAAAVWGLVRSAQSEDPGRIVLADVPSGDIDVEAVLAPGEPQVLLRDGAAHVPRVTRLPGDSTAPPPDLRDGTVLITGGTGGLGAVLARHLAEHWGARRLLLASRRGTAAPGATELVRRLEDTGAVVDVAACDVSDPVAVRELITRVAPEHPLAGIVHAAGVAANGLVGALSPQQLEAVLAPKAVGAWRLHEATRDLDLRLFVLFSSEAGVLGGPGQANYAAANTFLDALAVWRRARGLAAQSIAWGLWQQDGGMTERLGDLDLARVERDGLVAMSTAEGLAMFDAAVRTGAAAVLAAPFDPAVLRAQAHAGQLPPILGGLVPARAPVRSGGELAQRLRRTPEPERQRLVLDAVRAEIAIVLGHSGSGAIDPGQKFEEMGFDSLSAVEVRNRIKNVTGLRLSTTAVFDYPTPSALAAHLAEQLGPSTPARSEPVVDDDALRRALRSVPIERFRAAGILDTLVGLAAEQRQAVAQRGAVRIDEMDQEALIRHILQSDSGS, encoded by the coding sequence ATGGAGACCACTACTGCCGCGACGCCGGTGACCGACCGCGACGACATCGCCGTGATCGGTATGGCGTGCCGGGTGCCGCGCGCCCGGACGCCGCAGGAGTTCTGGCGGTTGCTGGTGGACGGCCGCGACACCCTCGGCGACACACCGGCCGATCGCCGGTCCGGCGCCGCGCCGCTGCCGCCCGGCCTGCGCCGCGGGTCCTACCTGCCCGACGCCGCGGAGTTCGACGCGGACTTCTTCGGGATGTCGCCGCGCGAGGCCGCGGCGACCGACCCGCAGCAGCGCTTGGCCCTGGAACTGAGCTGGGAGGCCCTCGAGTCGGCGGGCATCGTGCCGGATCGTCTGCGGGGCGGGCGGACCGGGGTTTTCGTCGGCGCCTCGGGCGGTGACTTCGCGACGGTTCTGTCGAGGCTCGGCGACACCGCGGTCGGGGCGCACACACTCACCGGCACCAGTCGCGGGCTGATCGCGAACCGGGTGTCGTATGCCCTCGGTCTGGGCGGGCCGAGCCTGGCCGTCGATTCCGCGCAGTCGTCGTCGCTGGTCGCCGTGCAGCTGGCGTGCGAGAGCCTGCGGTCGGGCGGCTGCGACCACGCGATCGCGGGCGGTGTGCACCTGAACCTGCTCTCCGAGACCGGGCTGTCGCTGGAGCGGCTCGGCGCGCTGTCGGCCCGCGGCCGGTGCCACACCTTCGATTCCCGCGCCGACGGGTTCGTGCGGGGGGAGGGCGGCGGCATCGTCGTGTTGAAGCCGCTGTCGGCGGCGATACGCGACGGCGACCCGATTCGCGCCGTGGTCCGGGGCGGCGCGGTCAACAACGACGGGGCCACCCTCGGCCTGACCACGCCGAGCATCGACGGGCAGGCCGAGGTGCTGCGGGCGGCCTACGCGCGCGCGGGCATAGCACCGGATCGGGTCGGTTACGTCGAATTGCACGGTACCGGAACGCGAGTCGGGGACCCGGTCGAGGCGGCCGCGCTCGCGCGGGTGCTCGGCGCCGGACGTACCGCGGCGACACCGCTGCGGGTCGGCTCGGTCAAGACCAATATCGGGCATCTCGAGGGCGCGGCCGGTGTCCTCGGGATGATCAAGACGGTGCTGGCGCTCGAGCACGGCCGAATCCCGGCGAGCCTGAACTACGCCGAACCCAATCCCCGAATTCCCATGGCGCAGTGGCACCTGCGGGTCCAGGACCGGCTCGGCGACTGGCCCGACCACGATCGGGCGCGGGTGGCGGGCGTCAGCGCGTTCGGCATCGGCGGGACGAACTGCCACCTGGTGCTGTCCGCGCCGGAACCGGTGGGCGCGCCCGAGCCGCCCGCGCGGCGTCGGCGCGGCGCGCCGATCGCCTGGCCGCTGTCCGCGCGATCGGCCACCGCCCTGCGCGGACAGGCGGCCCGGTTGCTCGAGGTCGTCGACGGCGCGCCGGGACCGGATCCGGTGGATATCGGCTGGTCGCTGGCCACCACCCGGACGGCCTTCGAGCATCGCGCGGTGGTGCTGGGCGCGGACCGCAACGAGTTGGCCGCGGCACTGCGCGGCATGGCCGCCGGGGAGCCCGGCGAGACGGTCGTCACCGCCGCCCGCCCGGCGCGGGCGTCCGGCGCGGTGTTCGTATTTCCCGGACAGGGTTCGCAGTGGCTCGGCATGGCGCGCGCATTGCTGGCGACCTCACCGGTGTTCGCGGACTCGATCGCCCGCTGCCACGAGGCGTTCCGGCCGCTCGCCGACTGGTCGCTGCTCGACGTGCTGGCCGGGCGCGCCGAGGAATCGACCGCCGAGCGCGACGATGTGCTGCAACCGGCATTGTTCTCGATGATGGTCTCGCTCGCGGCGGTGTGGCGATCGTGGGGTGTCGAACCCGCGGTGGTGATCGGGCACTCCCAGGGTGAGATCGCCGCGGCGCATGTGGCGGGCATCTTGTCCCTGGCCGACGCGGCGCGGGTGGTGGCGCGCAGATCGGCTCTGCTGCAGCGGTTGCCGCGCGGTGGCGGCATGCTGTCGGTCGCGGAGTCCGAGGCGCGGCTGCGGCGGCGCCTGGACGGCCGCGAGCTCGAGATAGCCGCGGTCAACGGTCCGCGCCAGGTGGTGGTGAGCGGCGCGGTGACCGCCCTGACCGCCTTGGCACGCGAATGTGCCGCCGCGCGAATCCGTACCCAGCTGCTGCCGGTCGGGTACGGCTCGCACAGCGAGCACGTCGACGCCGTCCGAGACCGGCTGCTCGCGGAGCTGGACGGCGTCGACCCGCGCCCGGGAACGGTGCCGTTCCATTCCACCGTCGAGAACCGGCGGCTCGACGGCGCCGAACTCGGTGCGGCGTACTGGTTCCGGAACCTCCGGGAGCCGGTGCGATTCGACGCGGCCGTCGCCACGCTGCTGGGCGAGGGGCATCGGGTGTTTCTCGAGTCGAGCCCGCACCCGGTCCTGGTGGGCAGTGTGCAGGACATCGTGGCGGAGTCGGTGACCCTCGGGGTCTCGGCCGTCGGGTCGCTGTCGCGTGCGGAGGGCGGGCTCGGCCGGCTGCTGGAGTCGGCGGCGCGGGTGTTCGTCGGTGGCGGCGGTGTCGACTGGCCGGGCGCGCTCGCCGCGACGGCCGGAAGGGGGCGGCGAATCGAATTGCCGCCGTATGCATTCCAACGGCGGCGGTACTGGCCGGACACGTCGGCGGCGGCGCCCGCGCCCGCCCCGGCGGCAACCGGGCCCCGGATCGCGCCGGAGGAAACCGCACCAGCCGAACCGGACGACTACATCGGCATCGTGTGCCGCGAGGCGGCGAGCCTGCTCGGACATCCCGACACCGACGCGATCGTGCCCGAGCGGCCGTTCAAGGCCGCGGGCCTGGCCTCGGCGACGGCCGTCGACCTGGTCACCAGGCTCAGCGCACGCATCGGCGTGCCGTTGCCGTCCAGCGCCGTGTTCGACTACCCCACCCCGGCCGAACTGGGGCGGCGCATCGCGAATCTGGTCGCGGGCGAAGCGGATACGGCCCGCGCGTACGCCGCGGTGGTGACCGACGAGCCGCTCGCGATCGTCGGGATGGCCTGCCGGTTCCCCGGCGGCATCCGATCACCCGAACAGCTGTGGGAGGTCCTCACCGAGGGGCGCGATGTGGTCGGCGACTTCCCAACGGATCGCGGCTGGGATCTGGACGGGCTGTTCGACCCGGACCCCGACGCGCGAGGCAAATCCGCGGTGCGGCGGGGCGGATTTCTCGACGGGGCCGCGGAATTCGACGCGCGCTTCTTCGGGGTCAGCCCGCGCGAGGCGACCGGCATGGATCCGCAGCAGCGGCAGCTGCTCGAGGTGTCGTGGGAGGCGCTCGAGACCGCGGGCATCGATCCGAAGTCGTTGCGCGGCAGCGACACCGGGGTCTTCGTCGGGATATACGGCCAGGACTACGGGCCCCGGCTGCACGCCTCCGGCGGCGACAGCGAAGGCTATCGGCTGACGGGCAGCGCGCTGAGCGTGGCCTCGGGCCGGATCGCGTACTTCCTGGGGTCGCACGGGCCGACGATCTCGGTCGACACGGCGTGCTCCTCGTCGCTGGTGGCGCTGCATCAGGCCGGTCGGTCGCTGCGGTCCGGCGAGTGTGGGCTGGCGCTGGTGGGCGGGGTGACGGTGATGGGTTCGCCGTGGCTGTTCCTGGAGTTCTCCCGGCAGCGCGGCCTGGCGCCGGACGGCCGCTGCAAGTCGTTCGCCGCCGCGGCCGACGGCGTGGGCTGGTCGGAGGGCGTGGGTGTGCTTGTGCTGGAGCGGCTTTCGGACGCACACCGCCACGGGCACGCGGTGCTCGCGGTCGTCCGCGGCTCGGCCGTCAACTCGGACGGCGCGTCCAACGGCCTGACCGCCCCGAACGGGCCCGCGCAGCAGCGGGTGGTGCGCGCGGCGCTGGCCGCGTCGGGCCTGGACGCCACGGAGGTGGACGCGGTCGAGGCGCACGGCACCGGCACGACGCTCGGCGACCCGGTCGAGGCACAGGCGCTACTGGCGACCTACGGGCAGCGGCGACCGGCGGGTAGGCCGCTGTGGCTGGGCTCGGTCAAATCGAATCTGGGTCACACCCAGGCCGCGGCGGGCGTAGCGGGTGTCATCAAGATGGTGCTGGCGCTGCGGCACGGGGTGCTGCCGCGCACCGTGCACGTGGACGAGCCGTCGCCGCACGTGGATTGGTCCGCGGGTGCGGTCGAACTGCTGACCGGAGCCCGGCCCTGGCCCGTCGTGGACCGCCCGTGGCGGGCGAGTGTGTCGGCGTTCGGCATCAGCGGCACGAACGCGCACGTGATCGTCGAGCAGGCGCCCCCGGCCGATCCGGTCGCGGAGCCGCCGCCGACACCCTCGCGGGCGACGGCGTGGGTGGTCTCGGGTCCCGGCCCGGAGGCGCTGGCCGCACAGGCGCACAGGCTGCGCGAATTCCTCACCGCGCGAGCCGATTCGGACCCGGCGTCGGTCGGCTGGTCGCTGGCGCACCGGACGGTGTTCGAGCACCGCGCGGTGGTGACCGGTGCCGACCGCGACACGCTGCTCGCGAAGCTGGCGGGGGTCGGCAGCGCGGGCCCCGGTCCGGTGGCGGGCAAGACGGCGTTCGTCTTCGCCGGGCAGGGAGCGCAGCGACTCGGCATGGGACGCGAACTGTACGAGGCGTTTCCGGCGTTCGCCACGGCGTGGGACGAGGTGACGGCCGCGCTGGCGGCTCACGATCTTCCGACCCAGGGCGTCGTGTGGGGTTCGAGCGCGGCGGACCTGGAGCGCACCGACCAGGCCCAAGCGTCGCTGTTCGCGGTCGAGGTGGCGCTGTACCGGCTGCTCGAAACCTGGGGTGTGACACCGGACCTGGTGATGGGGCACTCGGTGGGCGAGATCGCCGCCGCGCACGTGGCGGGAGTACTGACCCTCGACGAGGCGGCCGGGCTGGTCGCGGTCCGGGGCCGCCTGATGCGGTCGCTGCCGCCGGGCGGGTCGATGGTGGCGGTGCGGGCCGCGGAATCCGAGGTACGCCCGTTCGTGGGCGACGGCGTGGATATCGCCGCGGTGAACGGGCCCCGAGCGGTGGTGGTCTCCGGTGTCGACCACGCCGTGCAGCAGGTCGTGATCTGGTTGCGGGAGCAGGGTTTCCGCACCAGGAGCCTCGCCGTGTCGCACGCCTTCCACTCCGAGTCGATGGAACCGATACTCGCCGAGTTCGAGCGGGCCGCGGCGCATCTGACGCCGAGGCCGCCGAGGATCCCGCTGGTGTCGAATGTGACCGGCGCACCGGCCGATGCGGATTACGGGTCCGCGCGATACTGGGTCCGCCACGCCCGGGAACCGGTGCGTTTCGCCGACGGCATCCGATTCCTCGAGGACGCCGGGGTGACCAGGTTCCTCGAGCTCGGGCCGGACGCCGGTTCGGCCGCGGCGGTCCAGGAATCGGTGCGGCGCCCGGATGTCGTCGCCGTCCCCACGCTGCGGCGGCAGCGGCCGGAGGCCGAGGCTGTGCTCGCGGCCGTGGGCACGGTGTTCGAAGCCGGTGCGGACGTCCGGTGGAAGGCGGTCTTCGACGGCACCGGAGCGCGACGGGTGCCGCTGCCCACCTACGCGTTCGCCACCGGCCGGTACTGGCTCGCCGACGCCGGAGCCCGACCGGGCGACACCGCCGCGGCCGGACTGGACGCTGCCGCCCATCCGATGCTGGGCGCGGTGGTGCCGCACCCGGATTCGGCGGGCTTCACGCTCACCGGCCGGCTCGCGCCCGACTCGCCCGGTTGGCTGCGCGACCATGTGGTCGGTGCGACCGTGCTGCTGCCGGGCACCGGATTCCTCGAATTGGCGCTGCGCGCCGCCGCGGAGGCCGGATGCGCGACCGTGCGGGAGCTGACGCTGCAAGTGCCACTGGTGTTCCCGGACGACGCGCCGCGGCAGGTGCAGGTACTGGTCGGTGCGCCGGACGAGGCGGGCGAGCGGACGATCTCGGTGCATTCGCGGGCGGCGCACGGGCAGAACTGGACCACTCACGCCCAGGGCGTGCTCGCGCGGGAGCGCGCGGCGGCACCCGACCCGGGCGAGTCGGGCCGATGGCCCCCGGCCGCGGCCGACCCGATCGAGACAGCGGACGGATACGCCCGCCTGGCCGAGTGGGGGTTCGAGTACGGGCCGTCGTTCCGCGGGCTGACCGGCGCCTGGCGGCGCTCCGGCGAGATCTTCGGAGAGGCCGCGCTGCCTGCCGAAATGCGCGGTGAGGCAGCCGATTTCGCGCTACACCCGGCCCTGCTGGACGCCGCCCTGCACGCGCTGCTGCACGCGTTCCTGGCCGACCGCGGCGCCGGCGACGTGCTGCTGCCGTTCGGGTGGGAGGACGTCTCGGTCGTCGAACCGGGTGTGCCCGCGGTGCGCGTGCGCATGACATTCACCGGAGCCGACGCGGTCTCGCTGGTGGGCACCGACGAGTCGGGCCGGGTGGTGCTGACGGTCGGCACGTTGCGATGGCGTCCGATCTCGGCGGAGCAACTGGGCGCCGCGGACGCCCGGGACCGGCTGGCCGAAGTGCGGTGGGTGCCCGCGGAGGCGGCCGTCGGCCGGGCCGCTCGGCCGTGGGCGCACTGGCCCGAGGTCGCGCGGCTGCCACAGGTTCCGCCCGTGGTGCTGCTGGACTGCCGGTCCGGCGAGCCCGCCGCGGACGTCCCGGAATCCTTGCGCGAGAAGGTATCCGGCGTGCTCGCCGTGGTGCGGGCCTGGTTGTCCGAGGACCGGTACGCGTCGAGCACCCTCGTGATCGCCACCGGCGGCGCGGTGGGCGAGAACGTGCGCGACCTCGCCGCGGCGGCGGTGTGGGGACTGGTGCGCTCGGCGCAGTCGGAGGATCCGGGCCGCATCGTGCTGGCCGACGTGCCGTCCGGCGACATCGATGTGGAGGCTGTCCTCGCGCCCGGCGAACCGCAGGTCCTGCTGCGTGACGGGGCCGCCCACGTGCCGCGGGTGACGCGCCTGCCCGGCGACTCGACCGCACCGCCACCGGACCTGCGGGACGGCACGGTGCTGATCACCGGCGGCACCGGCGGATTGGGTGCGGTGCTGGCCCGCCACCTGGCCGAGCACTGGGGTGCGCGGCGACTGCTGCTGGCGAGCCGGCGCGGAACCGCGGCGCCGGGCGCGACGGAACTCGTTCGGCGCCTGGAGGATACCGGCGCGGTGGTGGACGTGGCCGCGTGCGACGTCTCCGATCCGGTCGCGGTCCGCGAGCTGATCACGAGAGTCGCTCCCGAGCATCCGCTGGCCGGTATCGTGCACGCCGCGGGCGTCGCGGCGAACGGTCTCGTCGGTGCGTTGTCGCCGCAACAGCTGGAGGCGGTGCTCGCGCCGAAGGCCGTCGGCGCCTGGCGGCTGCACGAGGCGACGCGGGACCTGGATCTGCGGCTGTTCGTGCTGTTCTCGTCGGAGGCCGGTGTGCTCGGCGGCCCGGGACAGGCGAACTACGCCGCCGCCAACACCTTCCTCGACGCCCTGGCCGTATGGCGGCGCGCCCGGGGCCTGGCCGCGCAGTCGATCGCGTGGGGATTGTGGCAGCAGGACGGCGGCATGACCGAGCGGCTCGGCGACCTCGATCTGGCCCGCGTCGAGCGGGACGGGCTGGTGGCGATGTCCACCGCCGAAGGCCTGGCCATGTTCGATGCCGCCGTGCGCACCGGCGCCGCGGCCGTGCTGGCCGCCCCCTTCGACCCGGCCGTCCTGCGCGCGCAGGCACACGCCGGGCAGCTCCCGCCGATACTCGGCGGGCTGGTGCCCGCGCGCGCACCGGTCCGCTCCGGTGGCGAACTCGCACAGCGTCTGCGGCGCACCCCCGAACCCGAGCGGCAGCGCCTGGTGCTCGACGCGGTCCGGGCCGAGATCGCGATCGTGCTGGGCCACAGCGGATCCGGCGCGATCGATCCCGGCCAGAAATTCGAGGAGATGGGGTTCGACTCGCTGAGCGCGGTGGAAGTGCGCAACCGCATCAAGAACGTGACCGGCCTGCGCCTTTCGACCACCGCCGTCTTCGACTACCCGACACCGAGCGCGCTGGCCGCGCATCTGGCCGAGCAACTCGGCCCGAGCACCCCCGCCCGCTCGGAGCCGGTGGTCGACGACGACGCCCTGCGCCGGGCGTTGCGGTCGGTGCCGATCGAGCGGTTCCGGGCCGCGGGCATTCTCGACACGCTCGTGGGTCTGGCAGCCGAGCAGCGGCAGGCGGTGGCGCAGCGCGGCGCCGTCCGGATCGACGAGATGGATCAGGAGGCGCTCATCCGCCACATCCTGCAGTCCGACAGCGGTTCCTGA
- a CDS encoding acyl-CoA dehydrogenase family protein yields MALRPEHLRSIREFVAEELTPQQEYLDSFADAPLPLYERFHKTGLANWWLAQDLGGLGLGLADSVDIVSELAYGDAGAAFTLFVSILGTSIVELYGSPDLRTTYLEPMARNGTFCATVGSEEEAGSELSRITTTATRHGDEVVLTGEKYFSTNAGFADFAIVVARSEEAADGYLAVLVPRDTPGLRVVRRWEMIGLRSSGTYQLSLRDCRVPAANVLAGHGLRLLEFGLNASRILIAATAVGIARRIRDLSMEYGRHKHVRGEPLTANAVFAAKLGQMETWIEVMRNQCLAAAREYDTLMATPDAAAEFRRRGSLRSALTTKLFCGQTGWSIAGTGSEMFGGLGYTTGSNIGKLVRDMRYIAIVEGGEDVLRDIVYSRYVVPPTKRI; encoded by the coding sequence ATGGCACTACGTCCCGAGCACCTGCGGTCGATCCGCGAGTTCGTCGCCGAGGAGCTGACACCTCAGCAGGAGTACCTGGACTCGTTCGCCGACGCGCCGTTGCCCCTGTACGAGCGGTTCCACAAGACCGGACTGGCGAACTGGTGGCTCGCGCAGGATCTCGGCGGCCTCGGCCTCGGCCTCGCCGACAGCGTCGACATCGTGTCCGAACTGGCGTACGGGGACGCGGGCGCGGCGTTCACCCTGTTCGTGTCGATCCTCGGCACCAGCATCGTGGAGCTGTACGGCTCGCCGGACCTGCGCACCACCTACCTCGAACCGATGGCCCGCAACGGCACGTTCTGCGCCACCGTCGGCAGCGAGGAGGAGGCGGGCAGCGAACTGTCGCGGATCACCACCACCGCCACGCGGCACGGCGACGAGGTCGTACTCACCGGCGAGAAGTACTTCTCCACCAATGCCGGGTTCGCCGATTTCGCCATTGTCGTCGCCCGCTCCGAGGAGGCCGCCGACGGATACCTCGCCGTGCTGGTACCACGCGACACTCCGGGGTTGCGGGTGGTGCGGCGCTGGGAAATGATCGGCCTCCGGTCGTCGGGCACCTATCAGCTGAGCCTGCGGGACTGCCGGGTGCCGGCGGCGAATGTGCTCGCGGGACACGGATTACGACTGCTGGAGTTCGGCCTCAATGCCAGCCGGATCCTCATCGCCGCGACCGCGGTCGGCATCGCCCGCCGCATCCGCGACCTGAGCATGGAGTACGGCAGGCACAAACACGTCCGCGGTGAACCGCTCACCGCCAATGCGGTCTTCGCCGCCAAGCTCGGCCAGATGGAAACCTGGATCGAGGTGATGCGCAATCAGTGCCTGGCCGCCGCGCGCGAATACGACACGCTCATGGCGACCCCGGACGCGGCGGCCGAATTCCGCCGCCGGGGCTCGCTGCGCTCGGCCTTGACGACCAAGCTGTTCTGCGGCCAGACCGGCTGGTCGATCGCCGGCACGGGCTCGGAGATGTTCGGCGGCCTGGGCTACACCACCGGATCGAACATCGGCAAGCTGGTCCGCGACATGCGCTATATCGCAATCGTCGAAGGCGGCGAGGACGTCCTGCGCGACATTGTGTACAGCCGGTACGTGGTCCCGCCGACCAAACGGATCTGA
- a CDS encoding histone-like nucleoid-structuring protein Lsr2 gives MAKKVITKTVVTDDFDGNEIQDGHALEVKISIAGAEYRLDLRPENVDKFRAHIRKWLEAAQSGGAEPEAPAERRAAPARRTGRPTTKRGSRRKGPSPRRPREEIQAVREWALAHGFEVSPRGRISNEVHDAFKAAH, from the coding sequence GTGGCAAAAAAAGTCATCACAAAGACTGTCGTTACCGACGATTTCGACGGGAACGAAATCCAGGATGGGCACGCTCTCGAGGTCAAGATCAGCATCGCAGGCGCGGAGTACCGGTTGGATCTGCGCCCGGAGAACGTCGACAAGTTCCGCGCGCACATCCGCAAATGGCTCGAGGCCGCCCAGTCCGGTGGCGCGGAGCCGGAGGCACCCGCCGAGCGCCGCGCCGCCCCCGCACGGCGCACCGGCCGGCCGACCACCAAGCGCGGCAGCCGCCGCAAGGGCCCGTCGCCGCGGCGGCCGCGGGAGGAGATCCAGGCCGTCCGCGAGTGGGCGCTCGCGCACGGGTTCGAGGTCTCGCCGCGCGGGCGCATCTCCAACGAGGTACACGACGCTTTCAAGGCCGCGCACTGA
- a CDS encoding acyl-CoA thioesterase domain-containing protein, whose protein sequence is MTDMPSMFTIDDDGRYLPQSWAYGRWGADMLSGPAICAAAARSLEREHGLADFVPVRFTIDMFKAAKGAPLEVHTEVVRSGRRIHIAAARVRQGDVEVAEARLVQLRAADAPPGVEWHSEHPFDPPADAGVDWWYRSDHDWSTVLADHQNSGRKSLWAVPLGAVEGEERSPFVQAVVAAESTSLVTNWGSRGIGYINADLTVALDRVPVGDRIGLHAETHLTSNGISVGTATLFDSRGPLGTGMVTAVANAAAQIDFSRS, encoded by the coding sequence ATGACAGATATGCCTTCCATGTTCACGATCGACGACGACGGGCGGTACCTCCCGCAGAGCTGGGCGTACGGTCGGTGGGGGGCGGACATGCTCAGCGGCCCGGCGATCTGCGCCGCGGCGGCCCGCTCGCTCGAACGCGAGCACGGCCTGGCCGATTTCGTGCCGGTACGGTTCACCATCGATATGTTCAAGGCGGCCAAGGGCGCTCCGCTCGAGGTGCACACCGAGGTCGTGCGTTCCGGCCGGCGCATCCATATCGCCGCGGCCCGGGTGCGTCAGGGCGATGTCGAGGTGGCCGAGGCTCGTCTGGTGCAGTTGCGGGCCGCCGACGCGCCGCCCGGTGTCGAATGGCATTCCGAGCATCCGTTCGATCCGCCCGCCGACGCGGGCGTCGACTGGTGGTACCGCAGCGACCACGACTGGTCCACCGTCCTGGCCGACCACCAGAACTCCGGCCGCAAGAGCCTGTGGGCGGTCCCGCTGGGCGCGGTCGAGGGCGAGGAGCGCAGTCCCTTCGTGCAGGCCGTGGTCGCCGCGGAATCCACGAGCCTGGTGACCAATTGGGGTTCGCGGGGGATCGGCTACATCAACGCCGACCTCACCGTGGCGCTCGACCGCGTCCCCGTCGGCGACCGCATCGGCCTGCACGCCGAAACGCATCTGACGAGCAACGGCATCTCGGTCGGCACGGCCACCCTGTTCGACTCCCGCGGCCCCCTCGGCACCGGCATGGTCACCGCGGTCGCCAACGCCGCCGCGCAGATCGACTTCAGTCGTTCCTGA